In Saccharolobus solfataricus, a genomic segment contains:
- a CDS encoding NAD(P)/FAD-dependent oxidoreductase: protein MIIIVGAGSHGLSLAYHLVKKGYSKKDITLVEWKRIGYGSSSRNAARYRYHFYSKENVEYAINAISYLKKQSKELEYNSLLLRTGYLWVINGEQEYSLFKKLDSFWSSYNIGGKFIECKDNYAYIKFEGQCYLAPQDGAFHHDYILYSYYYSIKDKVSTIYDKVVSLIKDDSKIKGVKLSSGKELYGDKVIVTAGAWSGEVLSSIGIEVPIFPEKKEIYITEPLRYFLEPLIIDSKLQIYFSQTLKGEIIGGIEDKREYKFEEFTISISNAIKFLKGIRELIKGIDGIGILRGWSGYYEMTPDSSQIMGYSNDWPEGLFIDAGYSGHGMMFAPYSGKIMADLIADNYKNKFIDIFSPSRFKLNKLINETLVI, encoded by the coding sequence ATGATAATCATTGTTGGTGCCGGTTCCCATGGTTTAAGTTTAGCATATCATTTAGTAAAAAAGGGCTATAGTAAAAAAGATATTACACTAGTAGAATGGAAAAGAATCGGTTATGGGTCGAGCAGTAGAAACGCAGCTAGATACAGATATCATTTTTACAGCAAGGAAAATGTGGAGTACGCTATAAATGCGATAAGTTATCTAAAGAAACAATCAAAGGAACTTGAGTATAATTCATTATTATTAAGAACTGGATATTTATGGGTCATTAACGGAGAACAAGAGTATAGTCTATTTAAAAAACTAGACAGTTTTTGGAGCTCATATAATATAGGAGGGAAATTTATAGAATGTAAGGATAATTACGCTTACATAAAATTTGAAGGACAATGCTATTTGGCGCCTCAAGATGGCGCATTTCATCACGATTATATACTGTACAGTTACTATTATTCGATTAAGGATAAAGTTTCTACAATTTATGATAAAGTGGTCTCTCTAATAAAAGATGATAGCAAGATAAAAGGTGTAAAACTAAGTAGCGGAAAAGAACTATATGGGGACAAGGTTATAGTTACTGCAGGAGCTTGGAGCGGCGAAGTGCTATCCAGTATTGGTATAGAGGTACCTATATTTCCAGAGAAGAAAGAGATATATATCACGGAACCTTTAAGATATTTCCTCGAACCTTTAATTATAGACTCTAAGCTTCAAATCTATTTCTCACAGACATTGAAAGGAGAGATAATAGGTGGAATAGAAGATAAAAGGGAATACAAATTTGAGGAGTTCACAATATCCATATCTAATGCGATAAAATTTCTCAAAGGTATAAGAGAATTAATAAAGGGAATAGATGGGATAGGAATATTAAGAGGTTGGTCAGGGTATTATGAAATGACTCCAGATAGTTCTCAAATCATGGGATATTCTAATGATTGGCCAGAAGGTTTATTTATTGATGCAGGTTATAGTGGTCATGGCATGATGTTTGCCCCTTACTCTGGGAAAATAATGGCTGATCTAATCGCAGACAATTACAAGAATAAATTCATAGATATTTTCTCGCCATCCAGATTTAAGTTAAATAAGCTAATTAACGAGACACTAGTAATTTAA
- a CDS encoding (2Fe-2S)-binding protein, with product MDMPIVLSKRHRRLRSMKDCEPGLPYNEIVENGKRIDLCYSKQYKKYTKKIEIRVGTSILHNKLLRIFPNIVKIYSKHFINLPDLITENTEKRELIFIELENLIIGGGTSGLGVLSEISKEEKTLLISSNIESNTDIPYPLPQINKDEFSKLLRDTINENKDRILEGILLGKFDEGIGFLTKDKILMVRAKRVFLATGGRYIPPIFDGNDIPGIISKNLYLRYGNRITKAIALGNSDDIIKVLFKVEKRVIINNGVLFLSKYYKELIDELGVEIINTNNLKVKREKGGMLKIITNERSFDSNILVYAIVKQPKIDHSYNIGIPYNFSEYFHIYMPIHSIEGKTNDNIYIVGGMRGISDEYTSFLSGKTAVNEKYLDEFINNLKDYTYIYDYYYQKNPKENPSPYIYGNKGYVCECEDITLSEVNRQVGRGFSKVEEIKRTIGLGTGECQGKLCTYSLGSFLGDRQLITFRTPLYRMVI from the coding sequence ATGGACATGCCGATAGTACTAAGTAAAAGGCATAGAAGGCTTAGAAGTATGAAAGATTGTGAGCCAGGTTTACCATATAATGAGATCGTGGAGAACGGGAAAAGAATAGACTTATGCTATAGCAAACAGTATAAAAAATATACGAAGAAAATTGAGATACGAGTTGGCACCAGTATCCTCCATAATAAATTACTGCGAATATTTCCTAATATAGTAAAAATCTATTCTAAGCACTTCATTAATTTACCAGATTTAATAACAGAGAATACTGAGAAAAGGGAATTAATATTCATTGAATTAGAGAATTTGATTATAGGAGGAGGAACTTCTGGACTAGGAGTCCTATCAGAAATAAGTAAGGAGGAGAAAACGCTCCTAATATCATCTAATATCGAATCCAATACTGATATACCTTACCCATTACCGCAAATTAACAAAGATGAGTTCTCTAAGTTATTAAGGGATACTATTAATGAAAATAAAGATAGGATTTTAGAGGGAATTTTATTAGGCAAATTTGATGAAGGAATAGGATTTCTTACAAAGGATAAGATATTAATGGTGAGAGCTAAAAGAGTCTTTTTAGCAACAGGCGGAAGATACATTCCACCAATATTTGATGGAAACGATATACCCGGTATAATATCAAAGAATCTTTACCTAAGATATGGAAATCGCATTACAAAGGCGATTGCTTTAGGAAATAGTGACGATATAATAAAAGTATTGTTTAAAGTTGAAAAGAGGGTTATAATCAATAATGGCGTATTATTTTTGTCAAAATATTATAAGGAATTAATAGACGAGCTAGGTGTAGAAATAATAAATACTAACAACTTGAAAGTGAAAAGAGAAAAAGGTGGAATGCTAAAGATAATCACTAATGAAAGATCTTTCGATTCTAATATTTTAGTTTATGCAATAGTTAAACAACCGAAAATAGACCATTCATATAATATTGGGATACCATATAATTTTAGTGAATATTTCCACATCTATATGCCGATACATTCTATAGAGGGAAAGACTAATGATAACATCTACATAGTTGGAGGAATGCGTGGAATCTCAGATGAATACACTTCATTCTTAAGCGGAAAAACAGCTGTTAATGAGAAATATCTAGATGAATTCATAAATAATTTGAAAGATTATACGTATATTTATGATTATTATTATCAAAAAAATCCTAAGGAAAATCCCTCTCCGTATATTTATGGGAATAAGGGATACGTATGTGAATGTGAAGATATTACCCTAAGCGAAGTAAATAGACAAGTAGGCAGAGGATTTAGTAAAGTAGAAGAAATTAAAAGAACTATAGGTTTAGGTACAGGAGAGTGTCAAGGAAAATTATGTACGTATTCTCTAGGAAGTTTTCTAGGTGATAGGCAACTTATAACGTTTAGAACTCCTCTTTATAGAATGGTGATTTAA